From Streptosporangiales bacterium:
CCTCGAGCCCGCCAGGCCCCACCCGGTCGTCGGTGTGCTCCCCGGCGAAGAACACCACGTCGGCCAGCGGCCTGCGCACCTCGGGCAACACCCGGACACGCTGGTCACCCAGTGGCGCCCTGACGACCGCGCGCGCGAACTCGTCCCGCGTCCAGCTGTGCGAAAGTGCCGCCAACCGCGTCACCTGACGGCCGGCGAGCACGGCGACGTCACGGTCGAGCGCGTCGAGGAACGCGTCGTCCACGGACGCCGGCTCGGCGTCGCCGCCCGGCATGGAGGACAGCAGCGCAGAGTCGCCGGACTGGTGCCTCGACTGCTCGACGAGCCACGGCGCGACTCCGTCGGTGAAGCAGCCGGCCCGGACCGCTGCGGCGACAGCCGCTCGTTCCGCGTACTGGACGACGACCTTGGTCGCCGTGCCGTAACAAAGCTCCGCCAGCGCACGCACCTTCTCCGGCGGCAGCGGCGGGTCGAACCCGAGCCCCACCGTCAACGGCCCTGGCACGGTGACGACGACGCGGTCGGCGGCGACCGATCCCTCTTCGGTCTCGACCACGGCTCCCCCTGACCGCCAGCGGATCGCACGTACCCGTTCGCCCAACCTGATGTCCAGCTCCGCCGCGAGCCGACGGGCCAACAGGTCGTTGCCGCCGCTGATCCGGTACGAACCACCCTCGTGCGTCAACTGCCGCTCGAACTCCCCCGCGTCGGCATGCCGGAGCGAGGTGACGGGCGTGTACTGGGCGAACGCGGTCAGGAAGGCGACCACCTCGGCGGGAGCCGACAACCTGCTCGACCACGCCTGCAGGTTCTCGAACGGCGCGGGCGGCGCGTCGCGGTAACGCTCCCGCAGCCAGCCCGTCACCCGCACCCGCTCGACACGAGGCAGGCGACGTCCGCCGATGAGCATGCCGGGCGCCTCGGGATCGA
This genomic window contains:
- a CDS encoding FAD-dependent oxidoreductase, which produces MRAVVVGAGMSGLVAADELRRAGHQVAVLEARDRVGGRLWTLHDGLFGGQFAELGAETLYVGQHNVLALVERFGLEAVPCGYFDPEAPGMLIGGRRLPRVERVRVTGWLRERYRDAPPAPFENLQAWSSRLSAPAEVVAFLTAFAQYTPVTSLRHADAGEFERQLTHEGGSYRISGGNDLLARRLAAELDIRLGERVRAIRWRSGGAVVETEEGSVAADRVVVTVPGPLTVGLGFDPPLPPEKVRALAELCYGTATKVVVQYAERAAVAAAVRAGCFTDGVAPWLVEQSRHQSGDSALLSSMPGGDAEPASVDDAFLDALDRDVAVLAGRQVTRLAALSHSWTRDEFARAVVRAPLGDQRVRVLPEVRRPLADVVFFAGEHTDDRVGPGGLEGAVRSGMRASSEALAAG